The Ornithinimicrobium sufpigmenti genome includes the window GCGCAAGCAGGTGCTGCTCGACCTCGAGCGGAGGGTGGCCGGCGACACGCTCTGGTGAGCCAGACCGGCGGAGCGGCCACGGTGCGCGTCCTCCTGGCTCCGCTTTGGGGGCCCGGTGCGGCCCCGACTACCCTGGGAGGGTGACCGGTCCCCGAAGCGATGCCCTCCCCGACGCCGCCGCCGACGCAGAGCTGCCCGAGCAGATCCGCGTCCGCAAGGGCAAGCGGGCAGCCATGCTGGAGGCCGGGATCGACCCCTACCCGGTGCAGGTGCCGGTCACCCATACCCTGGCGCAGGTCCGTGAGGCGTGGGGCGGCCTGGAGGCGGGGGAGGAGACCCAGGAGCTGGTCGGTGTGGCCGGCCGCGTGGTCTTCGTCCGCAATACCGGCAAGCTGGCCTTCGCCACGCTGCAGGCCGGTGACGGCACCCGCCTGCAGGCGATGCTCTCGCTGGCGGAGATCGGGGAGCAGGCGCTGGAGCGGTGGAAGGCGTGGGTGGACCTCGGGGACCACGTCTTCGTGCACGGGCGGGTGATCAGCTCCAGGCGCGGTGAGCTGTCGGTCATGGCCGACGAGTGGCGGATGGCGGCCAAGGCGCTGCGTCCCCTGCCGGTCCTGCACAAGGAGCAGTCCGAGGAGCAGCGGGTGCGCCAGCGCTACGTCGACCTGATCGTGCGGGAGGAGGCCCGGCAGATGGTCCTGGACCGGGCAGCCGCGACGCGGGCGGTGCGCCGGGTCCTCGAGGACGAGGGGTATGTCGAGCTCGAGACCCCGACGTTGCAGCTCGTGCACGGCGGGGCTAATGCCCGGCCCTTCCGTACCCACCTGAATGCCTTCGACCTGCCGATGACGTTGCGTATCGCGCTCGAGCTGCACCTCAAGCGCGCGGTGGTCGGGGGAATCGAGCGGGTCTACGAGATCGGGCGGAT containing:
- the lysS gene encoding lysine--tRNA ligase — protein: MTGPRSDALPDAAADAELPEQIRVRKGKRAAMLEAGIDPYPVQVPVTHTLAQVREAWGGLEAGEETQELVGVAGRVVFVRNTGKLAFATLQAGDGTRLQAMLSLAEIGEQALERWKAWVDLGDHVFVHGRVISSRRGELSVMADEWRMAAKALRPLPVLHKEQSEEQRVRQRYVDLIVREEARQMVLDRAAATRAVRRVLEDEGYVELETPTLQLVHGGANARPFRTHLNAFDLPMTLRIALELHLKRAVVGGIERVYEIGRIFRNEGIDSTHSPEFTMLEAYQAYGDQRTVADLTRRMILAAAEALGKGTRIETPVGVVELREEWRWLPFYEGLSEAVGQQVSVGSSREELAALAERHDIPVQPGWGADKIALEIFGDVVEPTLIQPTFVCDYPALAQPLARPHPERPGLIEAWDLVIGGVERATGFTELIDPEVQRQRLTEQSLLAAGGDPEAMQLDEDFLRALEYAAPPMGGLGMGLDRVLMLLTGTGIRETILFPFLKPEA